The sequence below is a genomic window from Parcubacteria group bacterium.
GCTGGCTTGTTAGCGAAGAACTGGGAAAAATAGAAAGTTTCAAGAATCTAAAACTTAAAGAAATTAACCCGCCAAAATTTTGGAGGAAATTTAGGCGGGTAAAAGCGCCGGAATATTTTTTTGCCGCTTCGCCAAGCATTAAATCTCTCTTGCCAAAAAGCGCGATAAAATCATTTTTCAGTAAAATTTCCGCCGATATCTATTTTCCTGCCGTTCATGGCACTTTCGGGGAAGACGGTACGCTTCAGGGAATTTTCGAAATAGCCGACGTCCCTTATGTTGGAAGCGGAGTAACCGGTTCGGCCGTCGGAATGGATAAAATTATTCAAAAATCTGTTTTTAAAGATAACGAAATACCTGTTGTAAATTATGTCTGGTTTTCAAAAAGCGAATGGGAAAACGAAAAGGATAGGATTATAAAATATGTTGAAAAAACTCTCCGCTATCCTGTCTTTGTTAAGCCGGCTAACTTGGGAAGCAGTATTGCTATAAGTAAGGCAACGGGTTTTAAAGAACTTCAGGAAGCGCTAGATATCGCTTCCCACTTTGACAGGCGCCTTATTGTTGAAGAAGGAAAGATAGGAATTGTTGAAATTAATTGCTCTGTTATGGGCAATAATGATCTGATTGCTTCGGTTTGCGAACAGCCGATAAAAAATAGCGAGATGCTTACTTACGAAGATAAGTATCTTAAGGGCGGCAAAGTGAAACCCTTCGACTCGGCTCAGGGTAAAGGCATGGCCGGCCTTTCACGCTTGGTGCCGGCGCCGATTAGCGAGGAACTTACTAAAAAAATTCAGGAAGCGGCAATGCGGGCATTTAAGGCAGTTGACGCCGCAGGAATTTCGAGAGTTGATTTTATGGTTAAGCTGGATACGGAAGAATTTTGGATTACGGAAATAAACACCTTGCCAGGCTCTTTATCTTTTTACCTTTGGGAAAAATTAGGCATTAATTTCAGCGAATTGATTGACCGGCTTATAAATCTTGGATTTGAACGCCACAAAGAACGCCAAGAACTGACTTTCAGTTATGATTCGGATTTGATTTCTAAAGGCGGCGGAACTAAGAGATAAAAAATTTAAATACATAAAAATAAGAGACCCCGCACCTGTACAGGTGCGGGGGCAGATTCGCCCATTTGCGGGTAGGGGCCAACTCCCGGGAAGACTAACCCCCTTGGTATTACCCCGCAAATGAGACGCTGTATTGGATGGCAGAGCGGAGTTGAACCGTACGTCATCCGGGATAAGCCTGCCGTACCCACCAGGGCACTCGTCGTAAACGAGCGGGAATCGAACCCATTTTCCGTTCAGGTTCCTCCAGACGACCCACCGGGTCTGCCACCCAAAGTCCGACTTTCGAACTTCCGAACTTTTTAACTAAACCTAGTATATCAAATCCACAGAATTTGTCAAGTGCTTAAAAATAGTGGTCGGGGAGGTCGTTTTCCAGTAAAATTGCGGAATTAGGGATTGTGAGTTCGGAAAGTTTTGATTTGGCCGCGTCTAAATCTGAAACTTCATAAACCTTAGAAATATAATCATTACCATAAACTTCTTTCAGCCCCTCTGTAAGAGCGTCTTTATTTGTTTCTCCGACCACAATTGTATAGTCGGCGATTTTGGCGGCGCTTCGCGCCGCCTCTTTGTTTAGTTCAAATTGTTCAGCGCCTAGTTCAATCATTCCCGGAGTAACCAAAATTCTTCTTTCGGCTGAAGTATTTTTCAAAAGTTCCAAAGCCGAATTAAATCCGGCCGGATTAGAATTATAAGTATCATCTATAATTGTGATATTTGCCGATGTTTTAATAATTTGTTGTCTGTGAGGTGTAGACGACGCTGTTTTTATTCGGCCCAGTGTCTCGTCCGGTGAAACATCAAAAAAAGCGGCAATTTTAAAAAGTAATTCTTCTTTTGAATTGAAAAAAGCGATTTTTGACTTGATTTTGAAATTATTAATTTGCGATTCCAACTCGCGTGGAATTAGCCCAAGTCCATCTTCAGGTAGTGATTCAATAAGTTCCATTTTGGTTTTCAATATATTTTCTCTGGTTTTAAACCGTTCAAGATGCATCGGACCGATGGCGGTAATTATTCCTATCTTTGGTTTAATAAGCTTGGTAATTGATTTTATGTCTCCCGGCTGATACGCCGCTATTTCGCAAATAAAAATCTCGTGGTTCTTGCGGAGATTTCGGATAATTGTTTTGGCAACTCCTAACAGCGTATTATAGTTTCCTTCGGTTCTTAAAGTCTTATATTTAGGCGTTAGAATGTGATAAAGAGCATCTTTTGTTGTGGTTTTACCGTAAGAGCCGGTGATGCCAATAACTGTTAAATTTGGCATTTTTTTTATTTTTTGACTGGCTAAAAAAATTAAAGACTTTTTTAATATATTGTCAACAGGTGACAAAATTTTAGTTGAAATTTCAAGTGCTAATTTAGCATTAACAAAAATATTAAAGATGTTGGCTAAAACAAAAATCATTTTTATTTTCAGCGTCCAGTCAATATGCTTCTTTTTCTCTAAAACAACGCGATCGGGATTGTTTTTTAGCCAATCGCTAAAGCGTTTTAACTCATATTCTTCAAGTTGAAGCAAATACAGTAAATTTCTAAGCGGCATCATATGGCAAATTCTTTAATCAATTTAATGAATTCCTCCGGTTTTTCTAAAAATACGAAGTGCCCGGCATTTTTTATGACTGCAAATTTTGCGCCAAGAATATTTTCGGCGATAATTTTTCCTTCGCTAAGAGGCGTTATTTTATCTTTTTCTCCCCAGATAACAAGCGTTGGAATTTTCATCGAATGAAAATACGGCCTTAAATCTTCTTTAATAACGTTTTTGAATGTCTCTTTAAGTTCAGGACCTTCTATTTGGGCGTAATCGGTTTTATCGTATTTTAACAATTTTAAAATTAATTTTCTCAATTTTTCAGGGATGAGCGGTTTTAAAATATCCACTGTTTTTTTAAGTAAAATCATTTTGCGACGCGGCTGGCGAATTGCACTGGAAGAAACCAATATTAATTTTAAAGCGTAACCGGGATAAAGCAAACTAAACTTAACTGCCACCGCGCCGCCGAAAGAATGACCGATTATTATTGGATTTTCTATTTTGTTTGTTTTTAAAAATTCATAAACAAAATCAGAGTAATCTTTGAGTGTCATTGGTTTTTCTATTGGCGTTTGCCCAAAACCCGGCATGTCAAAATCGTAGATATTAAACCCATCTTTTAAGAAATAATAAAGCGGCTTAAAAATTTCCGAAGAAACCCCCCAGCCATGGATAAAAACAAGCGATTTTTTATTGTCTATCATTGCAAAGATTATGCCATAAATTTATTAAAATGACAAAAATTTTAAGTTGACCATACGGCGATTTTTTAGTATCATTGTTTTAATATTTGTTATTTGAAAACACAAAACGGAGGTAAAAATGCCCGCACAAGTCGTTGTTGTTCCCGGGAGATTGCCGGAAGGCAGAGTCGATCCTCTTTATGGATATGTGGTGGTTATATCAGCGGCGCGAGCGCTTCGAGAAAGCAAAATAGATCCAGAGTCTACTCATCCGCCTATTCTTCCGGACTATGATGAAAATTGCGGTTTTTGTCCTCGTAACGAAGATAAAACGCCCCCGGAACTCGTTTCTTTTAGGCGCGATCCGTTTGATATTACATCGTGGGGTACTCGCGGTTTTACCAATCTTTATCCTATTTTAGCGCTTGAAGCCGAAGGACCGGCGCAAGGCGTTAACGAAATTGTTGTTGAAACCATGCGCCATAATGGTTTTCTTTCTTCCGTTTCCATTGAGGAACTTTCAGAAGCGTTTAGAGCCATTACGATCCGATATTTTTCTTTAAGAAACGATCCACGATTAGAATGGTTTTCGGCTTTTAAAAATTATGGGAAACTCGCCGGAGCTTCCATGGAACATCCTCATTTTCAAATGGCAGTTGAAGCTTGTATCCCCCCTAAATTTAGGGAGCGGTTAAACCGGGCGCAAGATTATTTTTATGACAGCAGGCAGTATCTTTGCTGCGATTACATCGAAAAACAGAGGAAATTAGGTCAAGTAATTTTTGAAACCGAACATTTTGTAGTATTAGTCCCGTATGCGGCGAGAGTCCCTTATCATTTTAGAATCTTTCCTGTTAAACACAATCCCTCTTTTGCTCATGTGCTTCGCGACAGCGACCGGGTAAAAAAAGATTTTGCTGAAACACTCCATCGAACAACTTTTCTTTTTAAAGTCGCGGTCCAGGGAGGGGATTTCCGGCAATATGCCGATCCGCTTTATAATTTCTATATTGAAACCGCGCCATATCGTGACGACCATAAGGAGGGCATCTTGCATTGGCATGTTGAATTTCGTGGCAAGACCACGATAGAGGCGGGATATGAATACCATACGGGTAAATTTGTGAATCCAACTTATCCGGAAGAAATTGCCGAACAACTTAGAGGTATTGCGGCAAGGTTTTAAAAATTACGCCCCGTAGCTGCGGGGCGTTTTAATTTTTTATGTCATATTGTTAAACGGCTTTTAAACAGAGTATAATATAAGGAAATACCAAATGTCGTATTAGTCGAGCCGCTATCGTCTAATGGCTTAGGACGTCGCGTTCTTTCACCCGCCAAAATTTTGGCCCCATCGTCTAGTGGTCAGGACGCGGCGTTCTCAACGCTAAAACACGGGTTCGACTCCCGTTGGGGCTATTAAGAAAATTTAGGCGGGCAAGACGCTAAAACCTGGGTTCGATTCCCCGTAGCGGTACAAACCCTATGCTTTCTCATAATTTAAATTTAAAAATTTTTATACAAGAATCGGTTGCTTTTCTGTCGGTAGGAACTATTAGTATTTTTTTGGCCGGACGATTTTACGAGTTAAAAACCGTAATGGAAGCGCCAACACAAGTTGTAGAGTGGTGGCAATTTATTCTGGCCTTTGGCATCGGAACCGCTATTGTTCTTGGGCTTATCCGTATTTCCCACGGCGGCCTATTTTTACGGATTTTTTTTCTTTTCGCGTTGTTTGCCGGAGTTTTTATAACTTTCGGAGCTTTCACTTCGCAAACCTTTGCCTTTATTCTTTCTCTTATTTTAATTTTTTCTTACGTTCTCTGGCCATACGTTTGGCTTCACGATTTGGTTCTTATTCTCACTTTGTCCGGTATCGCCGCTTTAATTGGCGCATCGCTTAATCCTTGGACGGTGGCGCTACTTTTGATAGTTATGTCTATTTATGATTATGTAGCGGTTTATAAAACAAAACATATGGTGAAAATGGCTAAAGCCATGATTGCCGGAAGAGCAATTTTTGCAATGGTTTTTCCAGAGAAAGTTGAAGATTTTACAGAACATATTGATAGGGCCCACCCTGGCGAAGGCTTTATGATGCTTGGAACCGGCGATTTTGTTTTCCCGATAGTAATGGCTGCTTCGGCGTTTGCTTTGAGCCCTTTGGCACCATGGCTGGTACTGGGGTTTTCCTTACTGGGACTTTTAATTATGCATCTTATATTCTTTTCTCAAAAAATCCGCCGGCCGATGCCGGCTTTGCCGCCGCTTGCCGCTTTTTCAATCATCGGTTTTATAATCGCAGTTTTGGTTAAATAAAATTAAGGATGAATATTCTTAAAGCCTATTTAGGCGATTTTAAAATAAAAATAATCTTAATTTTAAGCGTTGTTTTGAATGCGGGTCTTTTTATGTTTTTTTATTTTTTTATAAAACAAAGCAATGTGCCCATTGTTCTTCATTATAATGTTAATTGGGGCGTCGATTATTTTGGGGAAGTTAAAGATGTCTTTACCTTGCCGGTTATCGGTTTTTTAATTCTGTTTTTTAACACTGTTTTGGCGGTACGACTTTGGTTCAAAAGCAGAATTTTATCATATTTTATCACTGCTATTATTTTAATTTCCCAAATTTTTCTGGTTCTTTCCGGAATCGCCTTATATTTGATAAACCGTTAAATTTGACTTAAAAAGATTGGTCAATTAGAATAGTTTAGTTAATTTTACCCATGACTTACGCAGTAATAAAAAGCGGGGGAAAACAATATCTCGTCAAAGAGGGGGATAAAATAAGGGTTGAAAAAATAAACACGCCCGAAGGCGAGGAAGTTAAGTTTGGCGAGGTTTTATTGGTTTTTGATAAAGACATAAAAATCGGCACCCCGTTTTTAGAAGGCGTCGAAGTTTCTGCCAAGGTTTTAAAAAACGGCCGCGCTAAAAAAATAATTATTTTCCATTATCATTCTAAGACTCGGTATAAGAAAAAAGGCGGCCATCGCCAGCATTTTACGGAAGTTGAAATTTTGAAAATAAAATAAGGATAAAAGTACAGAAGCGAATGCAAATATTTTTCTGAAGCTTCCGCAGGCATTTTAGCATGGTTTTCCCTCAATTCCTTGCTATAGCAAGGAATTGAGGGAAATAAAATGCCGAGGACGGACAGCGAACTTCGCGCTGGCGAAGTGAGCGCGCGAGGAAAATGATTTTGGTTACTTTATTTCTTTTCTTGATTCTAAGGCGCCTGAAAGGGTTTGGGCATCGGCAAATTCTACGTCCGACCCGTAAGGCAGGCCCCGCCCAAGGCGGGTTATTTTAACTTTGAGCGGTTTGAGTAGCTTTTCCAAGTAATAAGCGGTTAAATCGCCCTCGTGCGTTGGCGAAATCGCTAGAATAATTTCTTCGATTTTTTCGCTGACGTCTTTTTTTTCCGATATTCGGTTTATCAACTCCGGCATTTTTAGGTTCTTGGGAATTGCCGTATCTAGCGCGGAAAAAAGTCCGCCCAAAACATGATAAAGACCTTTATATACGCTCGATTTTTCAATCGTAGCCAGATCGGTTTCTTTTTCCACCACGCATATTGTTTTGTGGTCTCTTGATGGATTATCACAAAAGTGACATTTTTGCCCATTGTTTTCAATAATAAAAAAGCAGGAAGAACAAACGCTAGCGTCTTTGTCTAAGCTTTCAATAGCTTTTTTTAATTCTTCTCGCTTATTTTTCGGCCCATTTAAAAGCCAAAAAGCCAAACGCGCCGCTTGGCGGGGTCCTACTCCGGGAAGACGGGAAAATTTATCTATAAAATTTTGGATTGTTTTAGGATACATTTTGATGTTGTTTATCCAAATTTTTAAAGCTCACAAAGTCTTCATTGAAATACAATTCTATTCTTCCGGTTGGCCCGTTTCTGTGCTTAGCGACTTCAATCTCGGCAATATTTTTCCTTTCAGCGTCTTTTTTCACCTTATCTTCACGGTAGATAAAAAGTACTACATCGGCGTCCTGTTCAATGGCGCCCGATTCCCTCAAGTCGGATAATTTTGGCCTTTGATCAGTTCGGGTTTCCGGGGAACGTGAAAGCTGGGAAATGGCCAAAACCGGAATGTTCAGTTCTTTAGCCAGGCCTTTTAGGGCGCGGGAAATTTCGCTGACCTCTTGAGTTCGGTTTTCAAATCTTCCATGTCCCTGCATCAGCTGAAGATAGTCGACAATTAAAAGTTCTAAACCTTTTTCGGCCTGAAGCCGGCGTGCCATCGTTCTTATTTGGAGAACATTGGGGCTCGCGGTGTCATCAATATAAATCGGTGCTAGCGAAAGGCGGTTTAACGCTTGTGATATGCGAATGAAATCATTGTCGTCGGTACCTTCATCGGATAATTTTCCGGTGCGAAGCCGCCACAAATCAACGCCAGCTTCGGAGGCAATCAAACGCTCTACCAGCTGCTCTTTTGACATTTCCAAACTGAAAATTCCAACCGGCACTTTTTCATTGGTTGCGGCGTGCCGTGCTATATCAATCACTAGCGATGTTTTGCCTAAAGAAGGCCTGGCGGCAAGAACAATTAGGTCGGATTTCTGAAGTCCGGCCAAGATATTGTCCAGATCGGTAAATCCGGTGGCAATTCCATGGGCACCGTCGCCCTTATGACGCTTATCAATTCTTTCAAACGCACTGTTTAAGTGGTTTTTTATATGAGCAAATTCACGGCTGTTTGATGTTTGAGAAACGCTGAAAATTTTCTTTTCTGCTTCATCGAGTAGGGCGTCTACATCTTCACTTTCTTGCCAGCCGAGTTCTTGTATCTGATGAGAAGCGCTTATTAGATCGCGCAGAACCCGTTTTTGTCTGACTATTTTAGCGTAGTGGATTATATGGGAAGCGGTCGGGACGGAATTCATCAAGGTTGTAAGGTAAGAAAGGCCGCCGATATCTTTTAGCAGTTTCTTTGATTTTAAGGCGCTCGAAACGGTTAAAAGATCAATCGGTTCATTCTTTTTGTAAAGTTCAATTACGGCGCTAAAAATTATTTCGTGTATTTTGCGATAAAAATCTTCCGGACCGATAATATCGGCGACTTTATTAATCGCGTCCTTATCTATAAAAAGCGAACCCAAGACCGATTGCTCGGCTTCAATATCCTGCGGCGGCAGGCGGTTTGGGTCGATTGAGGTTTTTGAATATTGTTTTTTAGCGTAATGAGAAGGCATGGATAGTAATTAGTATAATTCCGAAAGCCAACACTTTCAAATTATAAAACTGAATAAACTGTGGATTAAGTTATTAAAACAACAACCATAACTTGACGTTAATAATTTTAAGGAGATAGCCAGGCGTCTTTCCATGAAATATGGCGAGACAGAGCTTATGAGTGCACCTGGGGGAAGACGTTCGTTCTATTCGTATCAAGATCTCGATTTCCATGAACGCAGCTGAAAGAATTTTAAGGAGACCCACTCATTTCATTATCGCCATGGTAAGAGAAATAAATTGCTGGGCAGACAAGTAAACCTAGTCGGTGCACTACACTAGCCTTTTTAGAATGGCGGACCCCGGTCCGCCATATTTTTCAAATAAATGAGGCAATTTCTAAATTCTAATAATTTTCCACTTTTTATGATATATCATAAAAAGTGGTAACACCATTATAATAACAGCAGTATTATTAGAAAATTTTGGTTTAATGTGTATTTTAAAATTTAATTATTTTCCAAAACGCCTTTCGGTTTTATCGTAATTTTCTATAACATTTTCAAATTCTTCGATTGAAAAATCCGGCCACAAAGTTTTTGTAAAATGCAATGCGGCTTCGGCCACGTCCCACATCATAAGTCCCGCTGACCAATGCGGTTCTCCTCCGGTTCGTATGACCAAATCGACCGGAGGAAGATTGTGTGTCCATAAGTTATTTTTTATAAGTTCTCCGCCTATAAGCGGCGGTTTGTTTTCAGCGTTTACGATTTTTTTAATGGCTTCAATCATTTCATCTGTCCCGCTATAAGCCAAAAGAAAAGTTAAAACAAAGCGATCGTATTTTTCCGTAGCTTTTATGGCTTTTCTAATTTGATTTTTTGTTTTTTCTGGGAATAAAGTTTCCCATCTCCCTAAAACATTTATTTTCACTCTATTATCGTGAATTATTTTATCGGTGGCGATTTTTTTGAAGTACTGCTCAAAAATTTTAAATAAAAAGTTCGCTTCTGAAAGCGGCC
It includes:
- a CDS encoding UDP-N-acetylmuramoyl-tripeptide--D-alanyl-D-alanine ligase; protein product: MMPLRNLLYLLQLEEYELKRFSDWLKNNPDRVVLEKKKHIDWTLKIKMIFVLANIFNIFVNAKLALEISTKILSPVDNILKKSLIFLASQKIKKMPNLTVIGITGSYGKTTTKDALYHILTPKYKTLRTEGNYNTLLGVAKTIIRNLRKNHEIFICEIAAYQPGDIKSITKLIKPKIGIITAIGPMHLERFKTRENILKTKMELIESLPEDGLGLIPRELESQINNFKIKSKIAFFNSKEELLFKIAAFFDVSPDETLGRIKTASSTPHRQQIIKTSANITIIDDTYNSNPAGFNSALELLKNTSAERRILVTPGMIELGAEQFELNKEAARSAAKIADYTIVVGETNKDALTEGLKEVYGNDYISKVYEVSDLDAAKSKLSELTIPNSAILLENDLPDHYF
- a CDS encoding alpha/beta hydrolase translates to MIDNKKSLVFIHGWGVSSEIFKPLYYFLKDGFNIYDFDMPGFGQTPIEKPMTLKDYSDFVYEFLKTNKIENPIIIGHSFGGAVAVKFSLLYPGYALKLILVSSSAIRQPRRKMILLKKTVDILKPLIPEKLRKLILKLLKYDKTDYAQIEGPELKETFKNVIKEDLRPYFHSMKIPTLVIWGEKDKITPLSEGKIIAENILGAKFAVIKNAGHFVFLEKPEEFIKLIKEFAI
- the rplU gene encoding 50S ribosomal protein L21, giving the protein MTYAVIKSGGKQYLVKEGDKIRVEKINTPEGEEVKFGEVLLVFDKDIKIGTPFLEGVEVSAKVLKNGRAKKIIIFHYHSKTRYKKKGGHRQHFTEVEILKIK
- a CDS encoding D-alanine--D-alanine ligase codes for the protein MINDKIRVAVIFGGRSVEHEVSIVTAMQIFENINREKYDIIPVYIDKSGRWLVSEELGKIESFKNLKLKEINPPKFWRKFRRVKAPEYFFAASPSIKSLLPKSAIKSFFSKISADIYFPAVHGTFGEDGTLQGIFEIADVPYVGSGVTGSAVGMDKIIQKSVFKDNEIPVVNYVWFSKSEWENEKDRIIKYVEKTLRYPVFVKPANLGSSIAISKATGFKELQEALDIASHFDRRLIVEEGKIGIVEINCSVMGNNDLIASVCEQPIKNSEMLTYEDKYLKGGKVKPFDSAQGKGMAGLSRLVPAPISEELTKKIQEAAMRAFKAVDAAGISRVDFMVKLDTEEFWITEINTLPGSLSFYLWEKLGINFSELIDRLINLGFERHKERQELTFSYDSDLISKGGGTKR
- the uppS gene encoding di-trans,poly-cis-decaprenylcistransferase, which translates into the protein MKLPQHVVIIPDGNRRWAKKNNKQSFLGHMEGAKTTKKILEKALNLNIPYLTFWGCSINNVTKRPLSEANFLFKIFEQYFKKIATDKIIHDNRVKINVLGRWETLFPEKTKNQIRKAIKATEKYDRFVLTFLLAYSGTDEMIEAIKKIVNAENKPPLIGGELIKNNLWTHNLPPVDLVIRTGGEPHWSAGLMMWDVAEAALHFTKTLWPDFSIEEFENVIENYDKTERRFGK
- the recR gene encoding recombination protein RecR, which gives rise to MYPKTIQNFIDKFSRLPGVGPRQAARLAFWLLNGPKNKREELKKAIESLDKDASVCSSCFFIIENNGQKCHFCDNPSRDHKTICVVEKETDLATIEKSSVYKGLYHVLGGLFSALDTAIPKNLKMPELINRISEKKDVSEKIEEIILAISPTHEGDLTAYYLEKLLKPLKVKITRLGRGLPYGSDVEFADAQTLSGALESRKEIK
- the dnaB gene encoding replicative DNA helicase; the encoded protein is MPSHYAKKQYSKTSIDPNRLPPQDIEAEQSVLGSLFIDKDAINKVADIIGPEDFYRKIHEIIFSAVIELYKKNEPIDLLTVSSALKSKKLLKDIGGLSYLTTLMNSVPTASHIIHYAKIVRQKRVLRDLISASHQIQELGWQESEDVDALLDEAEKKIFSVSQTSNSREFAHIKNHLNSAFERIDKRHKGDGAHGIATGFTDLDNILAGLQKSDLIVLAARPSLGKTSLVIDIARHAATNEKVPVGIFSLEMSKEQLVERLIASEAGVDLWRLRTGKLSDEGTDDNDFIRISQALNRLSLAPIYIDDTASPNVLQIRTMARRLQAEKGLELLIVDYLQLMQGHGRFENRTQEVSEISRALKGLAKELNIPVLAISQLSRSPETRTDQRPKLSDLRESGAIEQDADVVLFIYREDKVKKDAERKNIAEIEVAKHRNGPTGRIELYFNEDFVSFKNLDKQHQNVS